A genomic window from Maledivibacter sp. includes:
- the groES gene encoding co-chaperone GroES: MNIKPLGDRVVIKKLEAEEKTKSGIVLPSQAKEQPQIAEIVAVGPGGMVDGKEVKMEVKVGDKVIFSKYAGTEIKYDGEEYTVVKQNDLLAVVE; the protein is encoded by the coding sequence ATGAACATCAAACCATTAGGTGACAGAGTTGTTATCAAGAAGCTAGAAGCTGAAGAAAAGACTAAAAGTGGTATAGTTTTACCAAGCCAAGCAAAGGAACAGCCTCAAATCGCTGAAATAGTAGCAGTAGGACCAGGTGGAATGGTTGATGGTAAAGAGGTTAAGATGGAAGTTAAGGTTGGTGACAAAGTTATCTTCTCAAAGTATGCGGGAACTGAGATTAAATATGACGGAGAAGAATATACTGTCGTAAAGCAAAATGATTTATTAGCTGTAGTAGAGTAA
- the groL gene encoding chaperonin GroEL (60 kDa chaperone family; promotes refolding of misfolded polypeptides especially under stressful conditions; forms two stacked rings of heptamers to form a barrel-shaped 14mer; ends can be capped by GroES; misfolded proteins enter the barrel where they are refolded when GroES binds), translated as MAKEIKFCEDARRKLEEGVNKLADTVKVTLGPKGRNVILDKKFGSPTITNDGVTIAREIELKDVYENMGAQLVKEVATKTNDVAGDGTTTATLLAQAIIREGLKNVAAGANPMIIKKGIEKAVEAAVEEIKNNSKQIEGKEAIANVASISAADEKIGSLIAEAMEKVGKDGVITVEESRTMGTTLEVVEGMQFDRGYVSPYMVTDTDKMEAVLESPYILITDKKITNIQEILPILEQIVQQGKKLLIIAEDIEGEALATLVVNKLRGTFECVAVKAPGFGDRRKAMLEDIAIVTGGQVISEELGLDLKTVEIDMLGTAKSVKIDKENTTIIDGAGETSGIEDRIRQIRSQIEETSSDFDREKLQERLAKLSGGVAVIEVGAATETEMKERKLRIEDALNATRAAVEEGIVSGGGTVLINAIPAVEKVIESLEGDAKTGALIIRRALEEPVRQIAINAGLEGSVVVEKVRNADAGIGFDALNEKYVAMLEAGIVDPTKVTRSALQNAASISALFLTTEAAVADLPEEKNDMPPMGMGGGMPPMM; from the coding sequence ATGGCAAAGGAAATTAAATTCTGTGAAGATGCTCGTCGTAAATTAGAAGAAGGTGTTAATAAATTAGCTGATACAGTTAAGGTTACATTAGGACCTAAGGGTAGAAATGTTATTTTAGATAAGAAATTTGGTTCACCAACTATCACTAATGATGGTGTAACTATAGCTCGTGAAATAGAATTAAAAGATGTATATGAAAACATGGGGGCTCAATTAGTTAAAGAGGTAGCTACTAAAACTAATGATGTTGCTGGTGACGGTACAACTACAGCTACATTACTTGCTCAAGCTATAATCAGAGAGGGATTAAAAAATGTAGCAGCCGGTGCGAACCCAATGATTATCAAAAAAGGTATCGAAAAAGCTGTTGAAGCAGCAGTTGAAGAAATCAAGAATAATTCAAAGCAAATAGAAGGAAAAGAAGCTATTGCTAACGTTGCTTCTATATCAGCTGCTGATGAAAAAATCGGTTCTCTTATAGCTGAAGCTATGGAAAAAGTAGGAAAAGATGGAGTTATTACTGTTGAAGAATCAAGAACTATGGGAACTACTCTAGAAGTAGTTGAGGGTATGCAGTTTGATAGAGGATACGTATCTCCTTACATGGTAACTGATACTGACAAGATGGAAGCAGTATTAGAGAGTCCATATATATTAATTACTGATAAAAAGATTACAAATATCCAAGAGATTCTTCCAATCCTTGAGCAAATAGTTCAGCAAGGAAAGAAACTTCTAATTATTGCTGAAGACATTGAAGGAGAAGCACTTGCTACACTTGTTGTTAATAAGCTTAGAGGAACCTTTGAGTGTGTTGCCGTTAAAGCTCCTGGCTTTGGTGATAGAAGAAAGGCAATGCTTGAAGATATAGCTATAGTAACTGGTGGTCAAGTGATTTCAGAAGAATTAGGTTTAGACCTTAAAACAGTTGAAATAGATATGCTTGGTACTGCAAAATCTGTTAAGATAGATAAAGAAAATACAACTATCATCGATGGCGCTGGAGAAACTTCAGGAATCGAAGATAGAATTAGACAAATAAGAAGTCAAATAGAAGAAACTTCTTCGGATTTCGATAGAGAAAAACTACAGGAAAGACTTGCTAAGCTTTCAGGTGGAGTTGCAGTTATAGAGGTAGGGGCTGCTACTGAAACTGAAATGAAGGAAAGAAAATTAAGAATTGAAGATGCTTTAAATGCAACTAGAGCAGCTGTTGAAGAAGGTATAGTTTCTGGTGGTGGTACTGTACTTATAAATGCTATCCCAGCTGTAGAAAAAGTAATAGAGAGCTTAGAAGGAGATGCAAAAACTGGTGCATTAATAATCAGAAGAGCCCTTGAAGAACCAGTAAGACAAATAGCAATCAATGCAGGTCTTGAAGGTTCTGTAGTAGTTGAAAAGGTTAGAAATGCAGATGCTGGTATTGGTTTTGATGCATTAAATGAAAAATATGTTGCTATGCTTGAAGCTGGTATCGTTGATCCAACTAAGGTAACTCGTTCAGCTCTTCAAAATGCTGCATCAATTTCAGCTTTATTCTTAACAACTGAAGCTGCAGTAGCTGATCTTCCAGAAGAAAAGAATGATATGCCACCGATGGGAATGGGCGGCGGAATGCCTCCAATGATGTAA
- a CDS encoding sigma 54-interacting transcriptional regulator codes for MFVDMDYINQFTDMMSEGFIFIDNRGIIQIYNKKAKEVFGVIYNQGKGHEAGRILKGDIVIIADNNLGRDDGGLTPGHLSVLGIEDNNMDVGDSIIALGTYKDDKASPIYKYIKDKSEEFMSLDREFSDKNIRVSIDFIGRSINISIDEETFEIEYINAIGHMVVLDGQTGEVKFYQANGYTIRRESILDLIIGKEYMAKGKNLEVKVIGRDIFEIHGHVGAIKEFYETAKGKNFTFKDKFMEINGRPTLCSLAPVDRNGKRAGAVLKVKDISGLKELIKERNEALLKLEEVEKQIKQGERNIDLFPNIVGESDEIKEVKNLLYKASKSNSTVLLLGESGTGKGLMAKSIHEASKVKDEPFIQVNCGSIPQNLIESELFGYEEGAFTGAKTKGKIGFFEMAKGGTIFLDEISEIPPSMQVKLLQVLQSKSFFRVGGTKEIKVNVRIMAATNKNLEAEVLNGRFREDLFYRINVFPIWIPPLRERKQDIHGIVYSKLPQICRLAGYDEKHISGEALKKLKQYNWPGNIRQLENILERAVILCEGNTILSKYLKIEPSYGENSENKENTMTLKQAVINAEKMIIMDTLRICEGDKKKAMNMLRIGKTSFYDKLKKYDIDM; via the coding sequence ATGTTTGTGGATATGGACTATATTAATCAATTTACAGATATGATGTCAGAAGGCTTTATCTTTATTGATAATAGAGGAATAATTCAAATATATAATAAAAAGGCAAAGGAAGTATTCGGAGTTATATATAACCAAGGTAAGGGTCATGAAGCAGGTAGAATCTTAAAGGGAGATATAGTAATAATAGCCGACAATAATCTAGGAAGAGACGATGGTGGACTTACTCCAGGGCATCTAAGTGTGCTAGGGATTGAAGATAATAATATGGATGTGGGTGATTCTATAATAGCCCTAGGTACATATAAGGATGATAAGGCTTCTCCTATATATAAATACATAAAAGATAAAAGTGAAGAATTTATGAGTTTGGATAGGGAGTTTTCAGATAAGAATATTCGGGTAAGTATAGATTTCATAGGAAGATCTATAAATATATCTATAGATGAAGAAACCTTTGAAATAGAATATATTAATGCAATAGGGCATATGGTGGTACTAGATGGACAAACGGGCGAAGTTAAGTTCTATCAAGCAAATGGATATACAATAAGGCGTGAAAGTATTCTAGATTTAATTATTGGCAAGGAATATATGGCAAAGGGGAAAAACCTGGAAGTAAAGGTTATCGGAAGAGATATTTTTGAGATACATGGTCATGTAGGGGCCATTAAAGAGTTCTATGAAACGGCTAAAGGAAAAAACTTTACCTTTAAGGATAAATTTATGGAGATAAATGGAAGACCAACCCTATGTTCACTTGCACCTGTAGATAGAAATGGTAAAAGAGCAGGGGCGGTTTTAAAGGTTAAGGATATATCTGGACTAAAGGAATTGATTAAGGAAAGAAATGAAGCACTTTTGAAATTAGAAGAAGTTGAGAAACAGATAAAGCAAGGGGAAAGAAATATTGATTTGTTTCCAAATATTGTTGGAGAAAGTGATGAAATAAAGGAGGTTAAAAATCTTCTTTATAAAGCATCAAAATCTAATTCCACAGTTCTATTATTGGGTGAGAGTGGTACTGGAAAGGGATTAATGGCAAAATCAATACATGAGGCAAGCAAGGTTAAGGACGAACCCTTTATTCAAGTAAATTGTGGCTCCATACCACAGAATCTAATTGAAAGTGAGCTTTTTGGATATGAAGAAGGAGCATTTACCGGTGCAAAGACCAAGGGGAAAATAGGATTCTTTGAAATGGCAAAGGGGGGAACCATATTTCTAGACGAGATATCTGAGATACCTCCTTCTATGCAGGTAAAGCTTTTACAGGTCTTGCAAAGCAAATCCTTTTTCAGGGTAGGTGGGACTAAGGAGATCAAAGTAAATGTAAGGATCATGGCAGCTACAAATAAAAATCTAGAAGCAGAGGTCTTAAATGGTAGATTTAGGGAAGATTTATTCTATAGAATAAATGTATTTCCTATCTGGATACCACCTCTAAGGGAGAGAAAGCAAGATATACATGGGATTGTATATTCCAAATTGCCTCAAATATGCAGGCTAGCTGGATATGATGAGAAGCATATATCGGGGGAGGCCTTAAAGAAGCTAAAACAATATAATTGGCCAGGTAATATTAGACAACTTGAAAATATTCTTGAAAGGGCAGTAATCCTATGTGAAGGGAATACTATACTTTCTAAGTATTTGAAAATAGAACCTAGTTATGGGGAAAACAGTGAAAATAAAGAAAATACCATGACTCTAAAACAGGCAGTAATTAATGCGGAAAAAATGATTATTATGGATACCCTTAGAATTTGTGAGGGGGATAAAAAGAAAGCAATGAATATGCTTAGGATTGGGAAAACAAGTTTTTATGATAAGCTAAAGAAATATGACATTGATATGTAG
- the lysA gene encoding diaminopimelate decarboxylase — protein MKRSTNGNGNYVFGGLDTVMLAKEYGTPLYVVSEDIIKEKCEEIRDNFFLKYENVKAAYASKAFLNHAMCKIIEREGLCLDVVSGGELYTAITAGFPMGKIFFHGNNKSRAELELAISNDVGRIVVDNLYELELINDIGNRMNKKPGVLYRITPGVESDTHKYVITGQKDSKFGIPLVDNIIFEAIKLGMEYENVELLGFHFHVGSQIFDNSSHIMATKKAMDLIKQAKDKLGFITKELNTGGGYGIYYAEGDSPKPICYFTCAIIETVSEKCEEFNLDMPTIIIEPGRWIIGEAGITLYTIGSIKEIPGIRTYAAIDGGMPDNPRPALYGSKYEAVVANKANEEVKETVTISGKCCESGDILIWDLKVPKIQSGDVLAVLSTGAYNYSMANNYNKVTRPAVVLVNEGYAEVIVERETYEDLISRYHIPEYLK, from the coding sequence GTGAAGAGAAGTACTAATGGAAATGGAAACTATGTGTTTGGGGGCTTGGATACAGTAATGCTGGCCAAGGAATACGGTACACCTTTATATGTCGTATCCGAGGATATTATTAAGGAAAAATGTGAAGAAATAAGAGATAATTTCTTTTTAAAATATGAGAATGTTAAAGCAGCCTATGCTAGTAAAGCCTTTTTAAATCATGCTATGTGCAAGATTATAGAAAGGGAAGGACTGTGTTTAGACGTGGTTTCCGGTGGGGAACTATATACTGCCATAACAGCAGGCTTTCCCATGGGGAAAATATTTTTCCATGGTAACAATAAAAGTAGGGCCGAATTGGAGCTTGCGATATCAAATGACGTGGGAAGAATAGTTGTAGATAATCTATATGAGCTTGAATTAATAAATGATATAGGAAATAGAATGAACAAGAAACCAGGGGTATTATATAGAATAACTCCAGGGGTAGAAAGTGATACCCATAAATACGTTATAACAGGTCAGAAGGATTCAAAGTTTGGAATTCCCCTTGTGGATAATATAATATTTGAAGCAATTAAGCTTGGAATGGAGTATGAGAACGTTGAACTTCTAGGTTTTCATTTTCATGTGGGCTCCCAGATATTTGACAACAGTTCCCATATAATGGCGACCAAAAAAGCTATGGATTTGATAAAACAAGCTAAGGATAAATTGGGTTTTATTACAAAGGAATTAAATACCGGTGGGGGATATGGAATATATTATGCTGAGGGAGACAGTCCAAAGCCCATATGCTATTTTACCTGTGCCATAATTGAGACGGTATCTGAAAAGTGTGAAGAATTCAATTTGGATATGCCTACTATTATAATTGAGCCTGGTAGATGGATTATAGGAGAAGCAGGGATTACCCTATATACCATAGGTTCTATAAAGGAAATACCTGGGATTAGAACCTATGCCGCAATTGATGGTGGAATGCCCGATAATCCAAGACCTGCCCTTTATGGTTCAAAATATGAAGCCGTTGTCGCTAATAAAGCAAATGAAGAAGTGAAAGAAACAGTAACAATATCCGGGAAATGCTGTGAATCCGGGGATATACTTATATGGGATCTAAAGGTTCCAAAGATTCAATCGGGGGATGTTTTAGCGGTTCTTAGTACAGGAGCATATAATTATTCAATGGCGAATAATTATAATAAGGTTACAAGACCTGCCGTAGTCCTTGTAAATGAAGGATACGCTGAGGTAATTGTTGAAAGAGAGACCTATGAAGATTTGATATCAAGATATCATATTCCTGAATATCTAAAATAA
- a CDS encoding spore coat protein has product MAMQEKEMVCDVLSMTKASMSDYTNSIGGCSNQSLRNALTQLRAEAEQFQNQLAQIATQKGYYPTSQPATQQDKQQLKSQLTQG; this is encoded by the coding sequence ATGGCTATGCAGGAAAAAGAAATGGTATGCGATGTTCTATCTATGACAAAGGCTAGTATGTCAGACTATACTAACTCAATAGGTGGATGTAGTAATCAAAGTCTTAGAAATGCGTTAACTCAGCTTAGGGCTGAAGCTGAGCAATTTCAAAATCAATTGGCTCAAATAGCTACTCAAAAAGGATATTATCCTACATCTCAGCCTGCTACTCAACAGGATAAGCAACAGCTTAAGTCCCAGTTAACTCAAGGATAA
- a CDS encoding spore coat protein translates to MSYDNNFSEKELLNDLLMSEKQVTSTYNTGIIEAACFDLISALNICLSNVQNCHFEILEAMNQRGWHELREADSQELENTKKKFMEMSNELL, encoded by the coding sequence ATGTCTTATGACAACAATTTTAGTGAAAAGGAATTATTAAATGATTTATTGATGTCAGAAAAACAGGTTACCTCCACATATAATACGGGTATCATCGAAGCGGCTTGCTTTGATCTAATATCTGCTTTAAATATATGTTTAAGTAATGTCCAAAACTGTCATTTTGAAATATTGGAAGCTATGAATCAAAGAGGGTGGCATGAACTAAGGGAGGCAGATTCCCAGGAGCTTGAAAATACTAAGAAAAAATTCATGGAAATGTCTAATGAATTATTATAA
- the guaB gene encoding IMP dehydrogenase: MEGKLIKEGLTFDDVLLIPQKSQVLPKQVDVKTRLTNKIKLNIPIMSAGMDTVTEARLAIAMAREGGIGIIHKNMSVERQAMEVDKVKRSEHGVIVDPFHLSPNHVIADALELMERYHISGVPITDENEKLVGILTNRDIRFQNDFSKKIDDIMTKENLVTGKEGTTLDEAEKILRKWKIEKLPIVDEEGTLKGLITIKDIEKAIKYPNRATDEKNRLLAGAAIGITDDMMVRVAALVKAGVDVVVLDTAHGHSQGVLDAVKKVKTEYPDLQVVAGNVATGEATEDLIKAGADAVKVGIGPGSICTTRVVAGIGVPQVTAVYDCAQAAKKYNIPIIADGGIKYSGDIPKAIAAGADLVMMGSLFAGTEESPGETVIYQGRSFKVYRGMGSLGAMAAGSKDRYFQEDTKKFVPEGVEGRVPYKGALRETIYQLIGGLKAGMGYCGAATIGDLKENGKFIRITGAGLKESHPHDIHITKESPNYSFRD, encoded by the coding sequence ATGGAGGGAAAATTAATTAAAGAAGGCTTAACCTTTGACGATGTACTGCTTATACCACAAAAATCACAAGTTCTACCTAAACAAGTAGATGTAAAAACAAGACTTACTAACAAAATAAAGCTAAATATACCAATTATGAGTGCGGGAATGGACACTGTTACTGAGGCAAGACTAGCAATTGCAATGGCTAGAGAAGGTGGAATAGGAATCATCCATAAAAATATGTCCGTTGAGAGACAAGCCATGGAAGTAGACAAGGTAAAAAGAAGTGAACATGGAGTAATAGTTGATCCATTTCATCTGTCTCCTAACCATGTGATTGCTGATGCATTAGAATTAATGGAGAGATATCATATCTCAGGTGTTCCTATAACCGATGAAAATGAAAAGCTAGTTGGGATTTTGACTAATAGAGATATAAGATTTCAAAATGATTTCAGTAAAAAAATTGATGATATAATGACTAAGGAAAACCTAGTAACAGGTAAGGAAGGTACAACATTAGATGAGGCAGAAAAGATATTAAGAAAATGGAAAATAGAAAAGCTTCCGATAGTTGATGAAGAAGGTACATTAAAGGGACTTATAACTATTAAGGATATTGAGAAAGCAATAAAATATCCAAATAGAGCGACTGATGAGAAAAATAGACTTCTAGCAGGTGCTGCAATAGGTATAACCGATGATATGATGGTAAGAGTGGCTGCTTTAGTAAAAGCAGGTGTAGATGTTGTGGTTTTAGATACTGCCCACGGACATTCACAGGGTGTTCTTGATGCCGTTAAAAAAGTTAAAACTGAATATCCAGATCTGCAAGTTGTAGCTGGTAATGTTGCTACAGGTGAAGCAACTGAAGATTTAATTAAAGCCGGAGCAGATGCTGTTAAGGTAGGAATAGGCCCTGGATCCATATGTACAACAAGGGTTGTGGCAGGAATAGGTGTTCCTCAAGTAACTGCAGTTTATGATTGCGCTCAGGCTGCAAAAAAATATAATATTCCTATAATAGCCGATGGTGGTATCAAGTATTCTGGAGATATTCCAAAGGCAATTGCAGCGGGAGCAGATTTGGTAATGATGGGTTCATTATTTGCGGGTACAGAGGAAAGTCCTGGGGAAACAGTGATCTATCAAGGAAGAAGCTTTAAGGTTTATAGAGGTATGGGATCACTTGGAGCTATGGCGGCCGGAAGTAAGGACAGATATTTCCAAGAAGATACCAAAAAATTTGTTCCTGAGGGAGTAGAAGGTAGAGTGCCGTATAAAGGTGCCCTTAGAGAAACTATATATCAATTAATAGGCGGACTTAAGGCCGGAATGGGATACTGTGGAGCTGCTACAATCGGCGATCTTAAAGAGAATGGTAAGTTTATAAGGATAACTGGGGCAGGATTAAAGGAGAGCCATCCCCATGATATCCATATAACAAAGGAATCACCAAATTATAGCTTTAGAGACTAA
- the guaA gene encoding glutamine-hydrolyzing GMP synthase, which translates to MESRELVLIVDFGGQYNQLIARRVREANVYCEVVPYKKALERIKEKNPIGIIFTGGPASVYAENAPTISKEVFEQGIPVLGICYGGQLMAKLFDGKVNRAPSREYGKIQLNIPKNKDIFKNIEDKSVCWMSHTDFIEVAPEGFEITATTDNCPVAAMENKDKKLYAVQFHPEVEHTPFGKQFIKNFLYEICGCSGDWTMYNFAQKTIKEIKERVGDKKVLCALSGGVDSSVAAVLVHKAIGDNLTCIFVDHGLLRKNEGDEVEAVFGEKFNMNLIRVNAGERFLGRLKGVTDPETKRKIIGEEFIRVFEEESSKLGEMDYLLQGTIYPDVIESGTDEAAVIKSHHNVGGLPEDMKFELIEPLRQLFKDEVRRVGEELGMPKEVVWRQPFPGPGLAIRVLGEITEDKLKIVRESDAILREEIKNAGLEREIWQYFTALPNMKSVGVMGDERTYSHAVGIRAVTSSDGMTSDWARIPYDVLEKISNRIVNEVDNVNRIVYDITSKPPSTIEWE; encoded by the coding sequence ATGGAGTCAAGAGAACTAGTATTGATAGTTGACTTTGGCGGACAGTATAACCAATTGATTGCTAGAAGAGTTAGAGAAGCAAATGTATATTGTGAAGTAGTTCCATATAAAAAGGCTTTAGAAAGAATCAAGGAAAAGAATCCTATAGGAATAATATTTACTGGTGGACCCGCAAGTGTATATGCAGAAAATGCACCAACCATTTCTAAGGAAGTATTTGAACAGGGAATTCCAGTATTGGGGATTTGCTATGGTGGACAGCTTATGGCAAAGCTTTTTGATGGGAAAGTTAATAGAGCCCCATCAAGGGAATACGGAAAAATTCAACTTAATATACCTAAAAATAAGGATATATTTAAAAATATTGAAGATAAATCTGTTTGTTGGATGAGTCATACTGACTTTATTGAAGTGGCTCCAGAAGGATTTGAGATAACGGCTACAACAGATAACTGTCCAGTGGCTGCAATGGAAAATAAAGATAAGAAGTTATATGCTGTTCAATTCCATCCAGAGGTTGAGCATACTCCATTTGGCAAACAATTTATTAAAAATTTCCTATATGAGATTTGTGGATGCTCAGGAGATTGGACTATGTATAATTTCGCACAGAAAACCATAAAAGAGATAAAAGAAAGAGTTGGTGATAAAAAGGTTTTATGTGCTTTATCTGGAGGAGTAGATTCATCGGTAGCAGCAGTTTTAGTACACAAGGCTATAGGTGATAACCTAACCTGTATTTTTGTCGATCATGGACTCCTAAGAAAAAATGAAGGCGATGAAGTAGAGGCAGTTTTTGGTGAGAAATTCAATATGAATCTTATCAGAGTAAATGCTGGAGAAAGATTTTTAGGAAGACTAAAGGGAGTAACTGACCCAGAGACAAAGAGAAAAATAATTGGAGAAGAATTCATAAGAGTTTTTGAAGAAGAATCTAGTAAGCTTGGAGAAATGGATTATCTATTACAGGGAACAATTTATCCTGATGTTATAGAAAGTGGTACCGATGAAGCAGCAGTAATCAAAAGCCACCACAATGTTGGTGGACTTCCAGAGGATATGAAGTTTGAATTGATAGAACCCCTTAGACAACTGTTTAAGGATGAGGTTAGAAGAGTTGGAGAAGAATTAGGAATGCCAAAGGAAGTAGTATGGAGACAGCCTTTCCCAGGACCAGGACTTGCTATTAGAGTATTAGGAGAAATTACAGAGGATAAGCTTAAAATAGTAAGAGAATCCGATGCTATACTAAGGGAAGAAATTAAAAATGCTGGCTTGGAAAGAGAGATCTGGCAGTACTTCACAGCCCTACCAAACATGAAATCAGTTGGAGTTATGGGTGACGAAAGAACCTACAGCCATGCAGTGGGTATCAGAGCAGTTACATCCTCAGATGGTATGACTTCTGACTGGGCTAGGATACCATATGATGTCCTTGAAAAGATATCAAATAGAATAGTGAATGAAGTAGATAATGTAAACAGAATAGTGTACGACATAACTAGTAAGCCACCTTCAACTATTGAGTGGGAGTAA
- a CDS encoding IclR family transcriptional regulator has protein sequence MKTIQSIDKAIFVLEHVSKQNGKLTLTDISIALDIKITTLHGIISTLEYRGFLHKNPENSKYHLGAKLFEMGKIYEADVSLIDTVHPYIEKLADEFSETVHLAIPFENKILYIDKVESKHPLRLTSMVGTVEKAYDSAIGLVILAHLSKPNLEKFMQGFSNKESMNKKTPQLMDIFNQIKQDGFYIKFEPENDFYCMASPLINSKSIAIGAISIVIPNHRYNEQLSRKISYRFKEISDFLKQII, from the coding sequence ATGAAAACTATCCAATCTATAGATAAGGCAATATTTGTCCTTGAACATGTATCAAAGCAAAATGGAAAGCTTACTTTAACAGATATAAGTATAGCTCTTGATATAAAAATAACCACATTGCATGGAATAATTTCCACATTAGAGTATAGAGGATTTCTACATAAAAATCCTGAAAATAGTAAATATCATTTAGGTGCAAAGCTTTTTGAAATGGGAAAGATTTATGAGGCCGATGTATCTCTTATCGATACTGTTCACCCCTATATAGAAAAGTTAGCTGATGAATTTAGTGAAACGGTTCATCTTGCCATTCCCTTTGAAAATAAAATTCTTTATATTGACAAGGTGGAATCTAAGCATCCGCTAAGGCTTACTTCCATGGTTGGAACAGTTGAAAAGGCTTATGATTCTGCAATAGGTCTTGTAATTCTTGCTCACCTTTCGAAACCTAATTTAGAGAAATTCATGCAAGGATTTAGTAATAAGGAATCAATGAATAAAAAGACTCCTCAACTTATGGATATTTTTAATCAAATAAAACAAGATGGATTCTATATAAAGTTTGAACCTGAAAATGACTTTTACTGTATGGCTTCTCCATTAATAAACTCAAAATCCATAGCTATCGGTGCTATAAGTATTGTTATTCCAAATCACAGATATAATGAACAGCTAAGTAGAAAAATATCCTATAGATTTAAAGAAATATCTGATTTTCTTAAACAAATTATTTAA
- a CDS encoding heme-binding protein, with translation MNQIMKDLLKLEEEFQFTKFSSEDALNLGLTFIKIAKGLDEGGIGIKIERNRQVLFSHLMDGTMVENAYWYDRKKNVVDRYNHSSKFVEEMYKDMGTTFDKSSLLDPKKFQAVGGSFPLIIKNVGVVGSITVCGLTGELDHKVCIDGIKEFLNDRK, from the coding sequence ATGAATCAAATAATGAAGGATTTACTAAAATTAGAAGAAGAATTTCAATTCACTAAATTTTCAAGTGAGGATGCATTAAATCTAGGATTGACATTTATAAAAATAGCAAAAGGATTAGATGAAGGAGGTATAGGCATCAAAATTGAGAGAAATAGACAAGTATTATTTTCCCATCTAATGGATGGAACAATGGTAGAGAATGCATACTGGTATGATAGAAAGAAGAATGTTGTAGATAGATATAATCACTCATCTAAGTTTGTTGAGGAAATGTATAAGGATATGGGAACAACTTTTGATAAATCTAGTCTTTTAGATCCTAAAAAATTCCAAGCAGTTGGAGGATCGTTCCCATTAATAATCAAAAATGTTGGAGTTGTAGGTTCTATTACTGTTTGTGGATTGACTGGGGAACTAGATCATAAAGTATGTATTGATGGAATCAAAGAATTCTTGAATGACAGGAAATAA